The following coding sequences lie in one Cannabis sativa cultivar Pink pepper isolate KNU-18-1 chromosome 5, ASM2916894v1, whole genome shotgun sequence genomic window:
- the LOC115702030 gene encoding late embryogenesis abundant protein At1g64065, with protein sequence MTTGNLDGRRKRKCLACIVAGVIIQTLIIVFFFVFIMRVRTPKVRIASVSIESININPSSKSSSFRIKVNAEVKVKNTNFGYYKFENSTATILYRGAEVGKTTLVKARVKARSTKSFNITMSINSNKVSSDSHLAGDISSKNLSLSVSAILEGKVHLFMIFKKKRSAKMDCTFVINTSSKTVHDLLCK encoded by the coding sequence ATGACCACCGGAAACCTAGACGGTCGCCGGAAGAGGAAGTGTTTGGCTTGTATAGTAGCCGGAGTCATAATACAAACCCTAATCATAGTTTTCTTTTTCGTTTTCATTATGCGTGTCAGAACACCCAAAGTTCGTATAGCCTCAGTCTCTATCGAGTCCATAAACATAAACCCTTCTTCCAAATCCTCTTCGTTTAGGATCAAAGTCAATGCAGAAGTCAAAGTGAAGAACACCAACTTCGGCTACTACAAGTTCGAAAACAGTACGGCCACGATCTTATATAGAGGAGCTGAGGTTGGGAAGACCACTTTGGTCAAAGCCCGAGTCAAAGCTCGGTCAACAAAGAGTTTCAACATTACAATGTCGATTAACTCCAACAAGGTCTCCTCAGATTCTCATCTGGCGGGTGATATCAGTTCCAAGAATTTGAGTTTGAGTGTCTCTGCCATTTTGGAAGGAAAGGTACACCTGTTTATGATTTTTAAGAAGAAGAGATCTGCAAAAATGGATTGTACCTTTGTGATCAACACTTCATCCAAAACGGTTCATGATTTGTTGTGCAAGTAA